The Bos javanicus breed banteng chromosome 18, ARS-OSU_banteng_1.0, whole genome shotgun sequence genome has a segment encoding these proteins:
- the LOC133229657 gene encoding zinc finger protein 665-like isoform X1, translating into MDEEAQKRKEQESGLALSPAQLTFKDVFIDFTPKEWDSLDPAQRTLYKDVMVETLRNLLSVDVSQIRMIKKLQAKGNSGKEEIFQRVVFGRAESHEIEDFFLRKIQENMYDFECLWTDDERNDRGTSISHNKNLTNGRDHDSRSDAGNKPVERHGSSFQDQLQILESEGTVSECSQVVVNINSRASGLPPQRTRSVHKGNSHKQESAVIHPSELVPDQEAHKKKTYSCNECNITFLQDSELSRHQRIHTGRKAYKCNICCKAFNDKSTLIVHQRNHTGEKPYKCDVCGHCFKQHTHLQHHRRVHTGEKPYKCDVCGKAFSRKARRTVHQTLHTGEKPYTCEVCGRGYTRKSHLGIHWRVHTGEKPYKCDVCGKAFSVNERLVVHRRVHTGEKPYKCDVCGKAFSVNVRLVVHRRVHTGETPYKCDVCGKAFSVNVRLVVHRRVHTGEKPYTCEVCGCGYTQKSIFLIHQRIHTEEKPYKCDVCGKAFSVNSRLVVHQRVHTGEKPYKCNVCGKAFSRKARCTVHQTLHTGAKPYTCEVCGRGYTRKSILVIHWRMHTGEKPYKCDVCGKAFSLNSRLVVHRRVHTGEKPYKCDLCGKAFSLNARLVVHRRVHTGEKPYKCDLCGKAFSLNSRLVVHRRVHTGEKPYKCDVCGKAFSLNSRLVVHQRVHTGEKPYKCDVCGKAFSQKARCTVHQTLHTGEKPYTCEVCGRGYTQKSKLVVHGRIHTGEKPFKCDVCGKAFSVNARLVIHRRLHTGEKPYKCDVCGKAFSVNARLVVHRRVHTGEKPYKCDMCGKAFSRNSGLVVHQRVHTGEKPCKCDVCGQAFGQNSILSIHKRIHTGEKPYKCNN; encoded by the coding sequence atGTGTCTCAAATACGTATGATCAAGAAATTACAGGCAAAAGGaaacagtggtaaagaagaaaTTTTTCAAAGAGTAGTGTTTGGAAGAGCTGAAAGCCATGAAATTGAAGATTTTTTCCTCAGAAAGATACAGGAAAATATGTATGATTTTGAGTGTCTGTGGACAGATGATGAAAGAAATGACAGAGGAACGTCTATATCCCATAACAAAAATCTCACCAATGGAAGAGATCATGATAGTAGAAGTGATGCAGGAAATAAGCCTGTTGAAAGGCATGGATCAAGCTTTCAGGATCAGTTGCAGATACTTGAATCTGAAGGGACAGTTTCTGAATGTAGTCAGGTTGTGGTGAATATCAACAGTAGGGCCTCAGGTTTACCACCTCAGAGAACTCGTAGTGTCCATAAAGGCAATTCTCATAAACAAGAGAGTGCTGTTATACATCCCTCAGAACTGGTACCAGACCAGGAAGCACACAAGAAAAAAACTTACAGTTGTAATGAGTGtaacataacttttcttcaggACTCAGAACTCTCTAGACATCAAAGAATCCATACAGGAAGAAAAGCATATAAATGTAACATATGTTGTAAGGCTTTTAATGATAAATCGACCCTTATAGTTCATCAGAGAAATCATACTGGAgaaaaaccatataaatgtgatgtatgtggccATTGCTTTAAACAGCATACACACCTTCAACATCATCGgcgagttcatactggagagaaaccatataaatgtgatgtgtgtggaAAGGCCTTTAGTCGAAAAGCAAGGCGTACAGTTCATCAGAcccttcatactggagagaaaccgtATACATGTGAAGTATGTGGCCGTGGCTATACTCGAAAGTCACACCTTGGAATTCATTggagagttcatactggagagaaaccatataaatgtgatgtatgtggcaaggcctttagtGTAAATGAAAGGCTTGTAGTTCATCggagagttcatactggagagaaaccatataaatgtgatgtgtgtggcaaggcctttagtGTAAATGTAAGGCTTGTAGTTCATCGGAGAGTACATACTGGAGAGacaccatataaatgtgatgtgtgtggcaaggcctttagtGTAAATGTAAGGCTTGTAGTTCATCggagagttcatactggagagaaaccgtATACATGTGAAGTATGTGGTTGTGGCTATACTCAAAAGTCAATATTTTTgattcatcagagaattcatactgaagagaaaccatataaatgtgatgtatgtggcaaggcctttagtGTAAATTCAAGGCTTGTAGTTCATCAGAGAGtacatactggagagaaaccatataaatgtaatGTGTGTGGAAAGGCCTTTAGTCGAAAAGCAAGGTGTACAGTTCATCAGACCCTTCATACTGGAGCAAAACCATATACATGTGAAGTATGCGGCCGTGGCTATACTCGAAAGTCAATACTTGTAATTCATTGGAGAATGCATAccggagagaaaccatataaatgtgatgtatgtggcaaggcctttagtCTAAATTCAAGGCTTGTAGTTCATCGGAGAGtacatactggagagaaaccatataaatgtgatctatgtggcaaggcctttagtCTAAATGCAAGACTTGTAGTTCATCggagagttcatactggagagaaaccatataaatgtgatctatgtggcaaggcctttagtCTAAATTCAAGGCTTGTAGTTCATCggagagttcatactggagagaaaccatataaatgtgatgtatgtggcaaggcctttagtCTAAATTCAAGGCTTGTAGTTCATCAGAGAGtacatactggagagaaaccatataaatgtgatgtgtgtggaAAGGCCTTTAGTCAAAAAGCAAGGTGTACAGTTCATCAGAcccttcatactggagagaaaccgtATACATGTGAAGTATGTGGCCGTGGCTATACTCAAAAGTCAAAACTTGTAGTTCATGGGAGAATTCATACCGGAGAGAAGCCAtttaaatgtgatgtatgtggcaaggcctttagtGTAAATGCAAGGCTTGTAATTCATCGGAgacttcatactggagagaaaccatataaatgtgatgtgtgtggcaaggcctttagtGTAAATGCAAGGCTTGTAGTTCATCggagagttcatactggagagaaaccatataaatgtgatatgTGTGGAAAGGCCTTCAGTCGAAATTCAGGCCTTGTAGTTCATCagagagttcatactggagagaaaccatgtaaatgtgatgtatgtggaCAGGCCTTTGGTCAAAATTCAATCCTTTCAATTCataagagaattcatactggagagaaaccttacaaatgtaacAATTAG
- the LOC133229657 gene encoding zinc finger protein 665-like isoform X2, which translates to MRVSYAPPFAVAFLSNQWLRSLASSLRREGFYSQFRKLRLGRRGRPLETSDVSQIRMIKKLQAKGNSGKEEIFQRVVFGRAESHEIEDFFLRKIQENMYDFECLWTDDERNDRGTSISHNKNLTNGRDHDSRSDAGNKPVERHGSSFQDQLQILESEGTVSECSQVVVNINSRASGLPPQRTRSVHKGNSHKQESAVIHPSELVPDQEAHKKKTYSCNECNITFLQDSELSRHQRIHTGRKAYKCNICCKAFNDKSTLIVHQRNHTGEKPYKCDVCGHCFKQHTHLQHHRRVHTGEKPYKCDVCGKAFSRKARRTVHQTLHTGEKPYTCEVCGRGYTRKSHLGIHWRVHTGEKPYKCDVCGKAFSVNERLVVHRRVHTGEKPYKCDVCGKAFSVNVRLVVHRRVHTGETPYKCDVCGKAFSVNVRLVVHRRVHTGEKPYTCEVCGCGYTQKSIFLIHQRIHTEEKPYKCDVCGKAFSVNSRLVVHQRVHTGEKPYKCNVCGKAFSRKARCTVHQTLHTGAKPYTCEVCGRGYTRKSILVIHWRMHTGEKPYKCDVCGKAFSLNSRLVVHRRVHTGEKPYKCDLCGKAFSLNARLVVHRRVHTGEKPYKCDLCGKAFSLNSRLVVHRRVHTGEKPYKCDVCGKAFSLNSRLVVHQRVHTGEKPYKCDVCGKAFSQKARCTVHQTLHTGEKPYTCEVCGRGYTQKSKLVVHGRIHTGEKPFKCDVCGKAFSVNARLVIHRRLHTGEKPYKCDVCGKAFSVNARLVVHRRVHTGEKPYKCDMCGKAFSRNSGLVVHQRVHTGEKPCKCDVCGQAFGQNSILSIHKRIHTGEKPYKCNN; encoded by the coding sequence atGTGTCTCAAATACGTATGATCAAGAAATTACAGGCAAAAGGaaacagtggtaaagaagaaaTTTTTCAAAGAGTAGTGTTTGGAAGAGCTGAAAGCCATGAAATTGAAGATTTTTTCCTCAGAAAGATACAGGAAAATATGTATGATTTTGAGTGTCTGTGGACAGATGATGAAAGAAATGACAGAGGAACGTCTATATCCCATAACAAAAATCTCACCAATGGAAGAGATCATGATAGTAGAAGTGATGCAGGAAATAAGCCTGTTGAAAGGCATGGATCAAGCTTTCAGGATCAGTTGCAGATACTTGAATCTGAAGGGACAGTTTCTGAATGTAGTCAGGTTGTGGTGAATATCAACAGTAGGGCCTCAGGTTTACCACCTCAGAGAACTCGTAGTGTCCATAAAGGCAATTCTCATAAACAAGAGAGTGCTGTTATACATCCCTCAGAACTGGTACCAGACCAGGAAGCACACAAGAAAAAAACTTACAGTTGTAATGAGTGtaacataacttttcttcaggACTCAGAACTCTCTAGACATCAAAGAATCCATACAGGAAGAAAAGCATATAAATGTAACATATGTTGTAAGGCTTTTAATGATAAATCGACCCTTATAGTTCATCAGAGAAATCATACTGGAgaaaaaccatataaatgtgatgtatgtggccATTGCTTTAAACAGCATACACACCTTCAACATCATCGgcgagttcatactggagagaaaccatataaatgtgatgtgtgtggaAAGGCCTTTAGTCGAAAAGCAAGGCGTACAGTTCATCAGAcccttcatactggagagaaaccgtATACATGTGAAGTATGTGGCCGTGGCTATACTCGAAAGTCACACCTTGGAATTCATTggagagttcatactggagagaaaccatataaatgtgatgtatgtggcaaggcctttagtGTAAATGAAAGGCTTGTAGTTCATCggagagttcatactggagagaaaccatataaatgtgatgtgtgtggcaaggcctttagtGTAAATGTAAGGCTTGTAGTTCATCGGAGAGTACATACTGGAGAGacaccatataaatgtgatgtgtgtggcaaggcctttagtGTAAATGTAAGGCTTGTAGTTCATCggagagttcatactggagagaaaccgtATACATGTGAAGTATGTGGTTGTGGCTATACTCAAAAGTCAATATTTTTgattcatcagagaattcatactgaagagaaaccatataaatgtgatgtatgtggcaaggcctttagtGTAAATTCAAGGCTTGTAGTTCATCAGAGAGtacatactggagagaaaccatataaatgtaatGTGTGTGGAAAGGCCTTTAGTCGAAAAGCAAGGTGTACAGTTCATCAGACCCTTCATACTGGAGCAAAACCATATACATGTGAAGTATGCGGCCGTGGCTATACTCGAAAGTCAATACTTGTAATTCATTGGAGAATGCATAccggagagaaaccatataaatgtgatgtatgtggcaaggcctttagtCTAAATTCAAGGCTTGTAGTTCATCGGAGAGtacatactggagagaaaccatataaatgtgatctatgtggcaaggcctttagtCTAAATGCAAGACTTGTAGTTCATCggagagttcatactggagagaaaccatataaatgtgatctatgtggcaaggcctttagtCTAAATTCAAGGCTTGTAGTTCATCggagagttcatactggagagaaaccatataaatgtgatgtatgtggcaaggcctttagtCTAAATTCAAGGCTTGTAGTTCATCAGAGAGtacatactggagagaaaccatataaatgtgatgtgtgtggaAAGGCCTTTAGTCAAAAAGCAAGGTGTACAGTTCATCAGAcccttcatactggagagaaaccgtATACATGTGAAGTATGTGGCCGTGGCTATACTCAAAAGTCAAAACTTGTAGTTCATGGGAGAATTCATACCGGAGAGAAGCCAtttaaatgtgatgtatgtggcaaggcctttagtGTAAATGCAAGGCTTGTAATTCATCGGAgacttcatactggagagaaaccatataaatgtgatgtgtgtggcaaggcctttagtGTAAATGCAAGGCTTGTAGTTCATCggagagttcatactggagagaaaccatataaatgtgatatgTGTGGAAAGGCCTTCAGTCGAAATTCAGGCCTTGTAGTTCATCagagagttcatactggagagaaaccatgtaaatgtgatgtatgtggaCAGGCCTTTGGTCAAAATTCAATCCTTTCAATTCataagagaattcatactggagagaaaccttacaaatgtaacAATTAG
- the LOC133229657 gene encoding zinc finger protein 665-like isoform X3 — MIKKLQAKGNSGKEEIFQRVVFGRAESHEIEDFFLRKIQENMYDFECLWTDDERNDRGTSISHNKNLTNGRDHDSRSDAGNKPVERHGSSFQDQLQILESEGTVSECSQVVVNINSRASGLPPQRTRSVHKGNSHKQESAVIHPSELVPDQEAHKKKTYSCNECNITFLQDSELSRHQRIHTGRKAYKCNICCKAFNDKSTLIVHQRNHTGEKPYKCDVCGHCFKQHTHLQHHRRVHTGEKPYKCDVCGKAFSRKARRTVHQTLHTGEKPYTCEVCGRGYTRKSHLGIHWRVHTGEKPYKCDVCGKAFSVNERLVVHRRVHTGEKPYKCDVCGKAFSVNVRLVVHRRVHTGETPYKCDVCGKAFSVNVRLVVHRRVHTGEKPYTCEVCGCGYTQKSIFLIHQRIHTEEKPYKCDVCGKAFSVNSRLVVHQRVHTGEKPYKCNVCGKAFSRKARCTVHQTLHTGAKPYTCEVCGRGYTRKSILVIHWRMHTGEKPYKCDVCGKAFSLNSRLVVHRRVHTGEKPYKCDLCGKAFSLNARLVVHRRVHTGEKPYKCDLCGKAFSLNSRLVVHRRVHTGEKPYKCDVCGKAFSLNSRLVVHQRVHTGEKPYKCDVCGKAFSQKARCTVHQTLHTGEKPYTCEVCGRGYTQKSKLVVHGRIHTGEKPFKCDVCGKAFSVNARLVIHRRLHTGEKPYKCDVCGKAFSVNARLVVHRRVHTGEKPYKCDMCGKAFSRNSGLVVHQRVHTGEKPCKCDVCGQAFGQNSILSIHKRIHTGEKPYKCNN, encoded by the coding sequence ATGATCAAGAAATTACAGGCAAAAGGaaacagtggtaaagaagaaaTTTTTCAAAGAGTAGTGTTTGGAAGAGCTGAAAGCCATGAAATTGAAGATTTTTTCCTCAGAAAGATACAGGAAAATATGTATGATTTTGAGTGTCTGTGGACAGATGATGAAAGAAATGACAGAGGAACGTCTATATCCCATAACAAAAATCTCACCAATGGAAGAGATCATGATAGTAGAAGTGATGCAGGAAATAAGCCTGTTGAAAGGCATGGATCAAGCTTTCAGGATCAGTTGCAGATACTTGAATCTGAAGGGACAGTTTCTGAATGTAGTCAGGTTGTGGTGAATATCAACAGTAGGGCCTCAGGTTTACCACCTCAGAGAACTCGTAGTGTCCATAAAGGCAATTCTCATAAACAAGAGAGTGCTGTTATACATCCCTCAGAACTGGTACCAGACCAGGAAGCACACAAGAAAAAAACTTACAGTTGTAATGAGTGtaacataacttttcttcaggACTCAGAACTCTCTAGACATCAAAGAATCCATACAGGAAGAAAAGCATATAAATGTAACATATGTTGTAAGGCTTTTAATGATAAATCGACCCTTATAGTTCATCAGAGAAATCATACTGGAgaaaaaccatataaatgtgatgtatgtggccATTGCTTTAAACAGCATACACACCTTCAACATCATCGgcgagttcatactggagagaaaccatataaatgtgatgtgtgtggaAAGGCCTTTAGTCGAAAAGCAAGGCGTACAGTTCATCAGAcccttcatactggagagaaaccgtATACATGTGAAGTATGTGGCCGTGGCTATACTCGAAAGTCACACCTTGGAATTCATTggagagttcatactggagagaaaccatataaatgtgatgtatgtggcaaggcctttagtGTAAATGAAAGGCTTGTAGTTCATCggagagttcatactggagagaaaccatataaatgtgatgtgtgtggcaaggcctttagtGTAAATGTAAGGCTTGTAGTTCATCGGAGAGTACATACTGGAGAGacaccatataaatgtgatgtgtgtggcaaggcctttagtGTAAATGTAAGGCTTGTAGTTCATCggagagttcatactggagagaaaccgtATACATGTGAAGTATGTGGTTGTGGCTATACTCAAAAGTCAATATTTTTgattcatcagagaattcatactgaagagaaaccatataaatgtgatgtatgtggcaaggcctttagtGTAAATTCAAGGCTTGTAGTTCATCAGAGAGtacatactggagagaaaccatataaatgtaatGTGTGTGGAAAGGCCTTTAGTCGAAAAGCAAGGTGTACAGTTCATCAGACCCTTCATACTGGAGCAAAACCATATACATGTGAAGTATGCGGCCGTGGCTATACTCGAAAGTCAATACTTGTAATTCATTGGAGAATGCATAccggagagaaaccatataaatgtgatgtatgtggcaaggcctttagtCTAAATTCAAGGCTTGTAGTTCATCGGAGAGtacatactggagagaaaccatataaatgtgatctatgtggcaaggcctttagtCTAAATGCAAGACTTGTAGTTCATCggagagttcatactggagagaaaccatataaatgtgatctatgtggcaaggcctttagtCTAAATTCAAGGCTTGTAGTTCATCggagagttcatactggagagaaaccatataaatgtgatgtatgtggcaaggcctttagtCTAAATTCAAGGCTTGTAGTTCATCAGAGAGtacatactggagagaaaccatataaatgtgatgtgtgtggaAAGGCCTTTAGTCAAAAAGCAAGGTGTACAGTTCATCAGAcccttcatactggagagaaaccgtATACATGTGAAGTATGTGGCCGTGGCTATACTCAAAAGTCAAAACTTGTAGTTCATGGGAGAATTCATACCGGAGAGAAGCCAtttaaatgtgatgtatgtggcaaggcctttagtGTAAATGCAAGGCTTGTAATTCATCGGAgacttcatactggagagaaaccatataaatgtgatgtgtgtggcaaggcctttagtGTAAATGCAAGGCTTGTAGTTCATCggagagttcatactggagagaaaccatataaatgtgatatgTGTGGAAAGGCCTTCAGTCGAAATTCAGGCCTTGTAGTTCATCagagagttcatactggagagaaaccatgtaaatgtgatgtatgtggaCAGGCCTTTGGTCAAAATTCAATCCTTTCAATTCataagagaattcatactggagagaaaccttacaaatgtaacAATTAG